The following DNA comes from Calditrichota bacterium.
GGCGGTAATGGGGTGGTGCAAGGTTTGACCGAGTTCCTTCCGGTCTCATCGAGCGGTCATCTGGCGCTTTCAAGACATTTGCTTGGAGTCGGTCTGGCCGAAGATGTAGGCTTCGAAGTTTCCGTTCATGCCGGTACGCTGGTGGCTGTCGTTCTCTTTTTCTGGAAGAGGCTGCTCGATATTGTCCGGGGTGCAGTCAAGGGGGAACGAGCGGCCCTTTTCTGGATACTTTATCTAGCCATAGGGACGCTTCCGGCAGGTGCAATCGGACTATACTTCAAAGATACCGTTGCCCGGCTTTTTAACGATCTCTCCATGGTTGCCGCTGCGTGGATGTTTACTGCGGGACTGCTTTATATTTCGGAACGGCTGGCCGGATCGCGTATTATTCCGGAGCGAATGGGGGCCTGGCGGGCGCTGGCGATTGGCATCGGGCAGGCGGTAGCGATCCTGCCCGGAGTCTCGCGCAGCGGAGCTACCATTGCCACCGGGCTTATCTGCGGTGTCGATCGCAAAGGTGCAGTTGACTTTTCGTTTCTACTGTCGCTTCCCGTGATACTGGGTGCGATCTTGTTGACCGTCGGCGATTGGATGGAGGGTAGTGTAGTTCTTGCCGGGCCGCATATAGCGGGAGCCATCACTGCCGCGATGTCCGGGTATCTGGCTATTGCTGTTATGCTCAAGGTAGTCGTCGGGCGAGGCTTGAAGTGGTTTGCGTTCTATTGTCTAGCACTCGGGATTGGGACTTTTATGTTTCTTTAGTATCAAGTGTCAAGATCGAATTGATGAGGACGATGGCCGGTGAAGCTGATTCCAAAATATACCTTGATATTTTTTTTGACCGGGTGGGCGTTCCTTCAGGCTTATGCTTCGAAGCCGCCGCTATCGGGAGTGGTTTCAATCGAACACGATCCCCTTCCCCGGTGGGGCGGCTTCGAATTGCAGCGCGTCGGCCTCAACCGGCGGGTGGCTTGGGATGAGAACGATCGGCCTCAAAATGAGCCCGTTATCGTCGTCGATCCGACCGATCCAGATCACCTCATCGGTGCCTGCAATGACTATCGCACCGGCAGCGCGGCGTGCGGTTGGTATGTCTCGTTCGATGGCGGTGAGTCTTGGTCCTCAGGCCGGGTGGAAACAGTAGACCGCTACGGATCAGCTGGCGATCCCTCGCTTGCAGTTGATAACGAGGGTCGCGTTTACCTGTGTGGCATCAACTTCGACCGGAGGACGCGGGTTGGCGGGATCTTCGTATCCATCGGCGAAGATGGCGGCCGCAGGTGGAGCGAGCCGTCGTGGGTGATCGATCACCAGGGCGAGTTCGAACCGCCTTTTGAGGATAAACCCTGGATCGCAGTGGACCGGAGTGGAGGCGAGCGCGACCAGGCGCTCTATGTCAGTTGGACGAGGTTCGGCACCGGGCAGATTTATTTCAGCCGGTCGCTCGACAGGGCGCGGTCGTGGTCGGAACCACTGCGTATCTATGACGGGTCGGGACAGGGTTCGCTTCCCGTCGTCGGACCGGACGG
Coding sequences within:
- a CDS encoding undecaprenyl-diphosphate phosphatase, with translation GGNGVVQGLTEFLPVSSSGHLALSRHLLGVGLAEDVGFEVSVHAGTLVAVVLFFWKRLLDIVRGAVKGERAALFWILYLAIGTLPAGAIGLYFKDTVARLFNDLSMVAAAWMFTAGLLYISERLAGSRIIPERMGAWRALAIGIGQAVAILPGVSRSGATIATGLICGVDRKGAVDFSFLLSLPVILGAILLTVGDWMEGSVVLAGPHIAGAITAAMSGYLAIAVMLKVVVGRGLKWFAFYCLALGIGTFMFL